One Lycium barbarum isolate Lr01 chromosome 5, ASM1917538v2, whole genome shotgun sequence genomic window carries:
- the LOC132639734 gene encoding probable LRR receptor-like serine/threonine-protein kinase At1g07550, with protein sequence MNCFKAPLILIMFIMVFSISWDLVFSQTTINKCILDINISSSSSPGETCTTLDSNWDGFLTQPCCGLPFNRYLRSLSLWTNQTRLIFLNSTQQMDCLTLMNNNSTDNFSCGIEKLTSGAGGCSDYSDVDVVNELGSKLKSLRDDCKLMDPEGGCNQCLRTWREIASMSKYDSMKLEDDICRFSVLILLTSQRVSDEGWIDKIFHCLGDNSLPLASFADESGNETRRRTKFKTDLWILIGGIVGLVVIIIVALLILLKRKTEVKPSSGRYISDESGESSYRGLSLKEIYSATDNLNMSNFIGQGIAGKVYKGILADRQHVAIKHIIKDEQMETFVREVTSLSHIKHPNLVSLLGHYDGPNECFLVYELCHNGNLSEWLFGKSKYLSWRRRLEIALDCARGLLFLHLYPQGSIVHRDIKPANILLSASFEAKLSDFGLSKIINIGHSYASSEVRGTFGYVDPEYQKNRHVNSYGDVYSFGIVLLQLLSGQRVINLDLNNPMPLSKMVYVLTPFSLAFFSSSFF encoded by the exons ATGAATTGCTTCAAAGCACCACTCATATTAATCATGTTCATCATGGTTTTCTCCATATCTTGGGACTTAGTTTTTTCTCAAACCACCATCAACAAGTGTATCCTGGATATTAACATTTCCTCATCATCATCACCGGGGGAGACCTGTACAACTTTAGACAGCAATTGGGATGGTTTTTTAACTCAACCTTGTTGTGGATTACCTTTCAACAGATATTTACGCTCATTGTCGCTTTGGACCAACCAAACAAGACTTATTTTTCTCAATTCCACACAACAGATGGACTGCTTAACTTTGATGAATAACAATAGTACTGATAATTTTAGCTGTGGCATTGAAAAGTTGACAAGTGGTGCAGGAGGCTGCTCTGATTATTCAGATGTCGATGTTGTGAACGAGTTAGGAAGCAAATTGAAAAGTCTAAGAGATGACTGTAAGCTAATGGATCCAGAAGGAGGATGCAATCAGTGTTTGAGGACATGGAGAGAAATAGCTTCCATGTCGAAATATGATTCAATGAAACTTGAAGATGACATTTGTAGATTTAGTGTGCTGATTTTGTTAACAAGCCAAAGAGTTTCTGATGAGGGTTGGATTGACAAAATCTTTCATTGCCTAGGAGATAATTCTCTCCCTTTAG CATCTTTTGCAgatgagagtggaaatgaaactaGACGTAGAACTAAGTTTAAAACTG ATCTTTGGATTCTAATTGGTGGTATAGTGGGGCTTGTGGTAATAATAATCGTTGCGTTGTTGATCTTACTGAAAAGGAAGACTGAAGTTAAACCATCAAGTGGAAGATATA TATCAGATGAATCCGGAGAATCAAGTTATCGTGGACTATCCCTTAAAGAAATTTACTCCGCGACTGACAATCTTAACATGTCTAACTTCATAGGTCAAGGCATAGCTG GAAAAGTATACAAAGGCATTCTGGCAGACAGACAACATGTGGCAATTAAGCACATAATTAAGGATGAACAGATGGAAACATTTGTTAGAGAAGTTACAAGTCTCTCGCATATCAAACATCCGAACCTTGTATCCTTGCTAGGCCACTATGATGGACCAAACGAGTGTTTTCTAGTTTATGAGCTATGCCACAATGGAAATCTTTCCGAATGGCTATTTG GTAAAAGTAAATATCTCTCGTGGAGACGAAGACTAGAAATTGCTCTTGATTGTGCCCGCGGTCTCCTCTTTCTCCACTTGTATCCTCAAGGATCAATTGTTCACCGGGATATCAAG CCAGCAAACATTCTTCTATCTGCGAGCTTTGAAGCCAAACTCTCAGACTTTGGTTTGTCCAAAATTATTAACATTGGCCACTCATATGCTAGCTCCGAAGTGAGAGGAACCTTTGGTTATGTTGATCCTGAGTACCAAAAGAACCGGCACGTTAATTCTTATGGTGATGTCTATAGCTTTGGGATAGTGCTACTACAGCTTTTATCTGGACAAAGGGTTATCAACTTGGATTTGAACAATCCAATGCCTCTAAGTAAAATGGTATACGTACTAACTCCATTTTCTCTTGCATTCTTTTCAAGTTCTTTTTTTTAA
- the LOC132641363 gene encoding U-box domain-containing protein 19-like codes for MINKSNEFIRRILDFPAIRPSETVSFSSLIASLIQLGQTICEYKSRTFFTNKKNVRSSIRLIEDILIVLKEIPSGVSRFAYSSILSLSEIHFIFQKFQFLLEDCSREDSRIWMLAKSEDVSCQFQMLARAVAVALDVLPLDEIDVSVEVKEVVEFVRNQAFKLKFDVEMDDRRMEGNVLKILDQLEDGIIPESSDLKRVLDYLGIRHWGECNRGVKFLDNEILLEGNTKEKRDMGILSSLMGFMIYCRGTLFEVLDNAATRQINGGSTNGDQVIRFLNLDDFRCPIALEIMSDPVTIASGHTYDRSSILKWFRAGNSTCPKTGERLMSIDLVPNLALKVLIKQYRSANGVLFVETARRNRDAAKSAATSSVANEQAMKLLASFLVGRLVAGTFEKQNKAALEIRLITKTSIFNRSCLVEAGAIPPLLNLITSRDSSCQENAMAALLNLSKNTKSKSIIVGNGGLFLILDVLKEGLKMEARQHAAGTLFYLTSVEEYRKMIGENPQFIPSLLELLRNGTDRGKKNALVTIFGLLMRPENHWRVIAAGLVPLVVNLLKSFEREDLITDSLAVLSTLSERLDGAMAVLYAEALPIIVNVLNSCNSRAAKEHCVSLLLALCINGGADAVPVLVKNSSVMGPLYSLLTEGNSKASKKASTLIRLLHEYNEKTYSSGLITPVFIEDQFINVW; via the coding sequence ATGATCAACAAGTCTAATGAATTCATTCGCCGGATTTTGGATTTTCCGGCTATTCGTCCTAGTGAAACTGTATCTTTTTCTAGCCTCATTGCATCTTTGATCCAATTAGGCCAAACAATATGTGAATACAAGTCAAGAACCTTCTTTACCAATAAGAAGAATGTTAGAAGTTCCATTCGTTTGATTGAGGATATTCTCATTGTTCTTAAAGAAATCCCAAGTGGGGTTTCAAGATTTGCATATTCTAGCATTTTGAGCTTGTCTGAGATCCATTTTATCTTCCAGAAGTTTCAGTTCTTGTTAGAAGATTGTAGTAGAGAAGATTCTAGAATATGGATGTTAGCCAAATCCGAGGATGTTTCTTGCCAGTTTCAAATGCTGGCAAGAGCTGTTGCTGTTGCACTTGATGTTCTTCCTTTAGATGAAATTGATGTTTCTGTGGAAGTTAAAGAAGTGGTGGAGTTTGTGAGAAATCAAGCTTTTAAGTTGAAGTTCGATGTGGAAATGGATGATAGGAGAATGGAGGGGAATGTTTTGAAGATTTTGGATCAACTTGAAGATGGAATTATTCCAGAATCAAGTGATCTAAAAAGGGTTCTTGATTATTTAGGGATTAGACATTGGGGCGAGTGCAATAGAGGAGTTAAGTTCTTGGATAATGAGATTTTGTTAGAGGGAAATACAAAGGAGAAAAGAGATATGGGGATTCTTAGTAGCTTAATGGGGTTCATGATTTACTGCAGGGGAACTctgtttgaagttttggataatGCAGCCACTAGACAAATCAATGGAGGGAGTACAAATGGAGATCAAGTCATCAGGTTCTTGAATCTTGATGATTTTAGGTGTCCAATTGCACTGGAAATCATGAGTGATCCAGTAACAATAGCCTCAGGTCACACGTATGATAGGTCTTCGATCCTCAAATGGTTTAGAGCTGGAAATTCCACTTGTCCAAAGACAGGTGAGAGGTTAATGAGCATTGATTTGGTTCCTAATTTGGCTTTGAAGGTGTTGATCAAACAGTATCGTTCCGCGAATGGCGTTCTGTTTGTGGAAACTGCGAGGCGAAATCGCGATGCTGCTAAATCTGCTGCTACAAGTAGTGTGGCTAATGAGCAGGCTATGAAGTTGCTTGCAAGTTTTCTAGTAGGCAGGCTAGTTGCTGGAACATTTGAAAAGCAAAATAAGGCTGCTCTCGAGATTCGTTTGATCACCAAAACAAGCATTTTTAATAGGTCTTGTTTGGTGGAAGCTGGTGCAATACCACCTCTTCTGAATCTTATTACTTCAAGGGATTCCTCTTGTCAAGAAAATGCAATGGCTGCTTTACTGAACCTCTCAAAGAACACTAAGAGCAAAAGCATAATCGTTGGAAATGGTGGTTTGTTCTTGATACTTGATGTGTTGAAGGAAGGGCTAAAGATGGAAGCCAGACAGCATGCTGCTGGTACATTATTCTACCTTACATCAGTAGAAGAGTACCGTAAAATGATCGGAGAAAATCCGCAGTTTATTCCATCACTTTTGGAGCTGCTAAGAAATGGCACTGACCGTGGAAAAAAGAATGCCTTGGTCACCATTTTTGGCCTCCTAATGCGACCCGAAAACCACTGGAGAGTAATTGCTGCTGGATTAGTCCCCTTGGTGGTTAATCTGTTGAAATCTTTCGAAAGGGAAGATCTCATTACAGATTCTTTAGCAGTTTTATCGACTCTTTCTGAAAGGCTTGATGGAGCAATGGCTGTTCTTTATGCTGAAGCTTTGCCTATTATTGTCAATGTTCTAAATTCTTGCAATTCAAGGGCAGCAAAGGAGCACTGTGTCTCATTGTTGCTGGCTTTGTGTATCAATGGTGGGGCAGATGCAGTTCCTGTTTTAGTAAAGAACTCATCTGTGATGGGACCTTTATATTCCCTACTCACTGAAGGTAACTCAAAAGCAAGCAAGAAAGCTAGTACACTCATCAGATTATTGCATGAGTACAATGAGAAGACCTACTCTTCTGGATTGATCACTCCAGTTTTTATAGAGGATCAATTCATTAATGTGTggtaa